The proteins below are encoded in one region of Bacteroidota bacterium:
- a CDS encoding SBBP repeat-containing protein has product MFLNRILAIALVVPVIGNVVANGDHKTVGSVISNDTRQYITDKPVRFTENKGQLTDMEGKTVPFVLFKVDAPSLEIYITEKGITYMFLKMEEGEDEADEENRKMKWDRIDMTLNGASIKRENIIKEGRSTDFVQYFSGHCPDGITDIHSFEKIIIKEIYPDIDWVLYNSDPKGLKYDFIVHPGADIKKIELIYSSPEPLRLNRNGEVEIKTNTGTLTERSPVSYQQDKEIATHFVKSPDRRNNLDGYETRIHFAIDNYNIGESLIIDPQLVWGTYYGGNSYDGFLSVKTDNAGNVFACGYSKSTNFPVYNPSTGNYYSGANNGDHDIQIVKFDNNGVRLWATYYGGSSYEEANSIAVDVTGNIFVTGYSQSTNFPVLNKAGAYNQAATGGAADAYILKFSNGGTRLWATYYGGSALDDGTGIVFDTAGNLFIAGRTYSANFPTLNFAGAYNQSALNGTIDAFILKFDINGARVWATYYGGSGFDQAHSIACDAFGNVFVGGSGGNPTFPTLNPGGGAYFQTISNSFILKFNSTTCASTWATNFGGPGFSVLHHLAVDAGGNIFVTGKTTDTSFPTLDPGGGAYYDNTYNGGTGFIGDAYIAKFSGTNNALLWSSYYGGSSDDQPFATYNGPAICVDNCGNVYVTGRTKSTDFPTLNPGCGGYLAGYGGGGQDDVFILKFNNNGVRLWATYNGTSGTFGIDFGSSVTTDANNNLFAVGEWQTMTSNGLLNSAGAYYQSGFAGIHDAFIMKFIPITPAYTQSQVNATSCSPCNGTATISLTCGEPDYSYAWSNGSSTLSTIASNTITGLCPGTYTVTTTSNCNQVRTATFVITGTPCGGITVTATGADICPNTCATITAAASNGTGPYTYTWSNNETTQTISPCPVSSTTYTVTITDNTGATASSTTAITINPAVTVTISATNLSCNGSNDGTATAIAGGGSPAFMYNWSGVIQGSGFQVSGLSAGTYTVTVTDNKGCTATSTATFTSPPPLSGQFAKGTANCVACGCKEWLMVTASGGTSPYSYSWPDGYVTRYKNQLCPGNYIVKVTDKNGCSMNINLTAP; this is encoded by the coding sequence ATGTTCTTGAACCGTATTTTAGCCATTGCATTAGTTGTGCCTGTCATTGGAAATGTGGTTGCCAATGGAGATCATAAAACTGTCGGTTCTGTAATTTCTAATGATACCCGTCAATACATAACCGATAAACCGGTCCGGTTCACTGAAAACAAAGGGCAATTGACTGATATGGAGGGAAAAACTGTACCATTTGTATTGTTCAAAGTAGATGCTCCTTCTTTGGAAATATATATAACCGAAAAAGGAATTACGTATATGTTTCTGAAAATGGAAGAAGGAGAAGATGAAGCTGACGAAGAAAACAGGAAGATGAAATGGGATCGGATCGACATGACCTTAAATGGCGCTTCCATTAAGAGGGAAAATATTATAAAAGAAGGGCGGAGTACAGATTTCGTACAATATTTTTCAGGTCACTGCCCTGATGGAATTACCGATATACACAGCTTTGAAAAAATAATCATTAAGGAGATTTACCCGGACATTGATTGGGTACTTTATAATTCAGACCCTAAAGGCTTAAAATATGATTTTATAGTTCATCCCGGAGCGGATATAAAAAAAATAGAATTGATCTATTCTTCTCCCGAGCCTTTACGATTAAACAGAAACGGAGAAGTAGAAATTAAGACTAACACAGGCACATTAACCGAAAGATCACCTGTAAGCTATCAGCAGGACAAAGAAATAGCGACGCATTTTGTAAAAAGTCCTGATAGAAGAAATAATCTAGACGGTTATGAAACGCGTATTCATTTCGCTATTGACAATTATAATATAGGAGAGTCATTGATAATCGACCCGCAGCTGGTATGGGGAACATACTACGGCGGGAATAGTTATGACGGCTTTTTAAGCGTGAAAACCGATAACGCCGGAAATGTTTTTGCCTGTGGATATTCCAAATCAACCAATTTTCCTGTTTATAACCCGTCCACTGGAAATTATTACTCCGGCGCTAACAACGGTGATCATGATATTCAGATTGTAAAATTTGATAACAACGGCGTTCGCTTATGGGCTACCTATTACGGAGGCAGTTCCTATGAAGAAGCAAATTCAATTGCCGTTGACGTAACAGGGAACATTTTTGTAACCGGGTATTCTCAATCGACCAATTTCCCGGTCTTAAACAAAGCCGGAGCATACAATCAGGCCGCGACAGGCGGAGCAGCCGATGCCTATATCCTTAAGTTTTCTAATGGCGGAACACGTTTATGGGCAACATACTATGGAGGAAGCGCTTTGGACGATGGTACCGGTATAGTATTTGATACCGCCGGAAATCTTTTCATTGCCGGAAGAACATACTCAGCCAATTTCCCGACCCTTAACTTTGCGGGAGCATACAACCAGTCAGCATTAAACGGCACTATTGATGCATTTATACTCAAATTTGATATTAACGGTGCACGCGTATGGGCAACTTACTACGGAGGCAGCGGTTTTGACCAGGCGCATTCAATTGCCTGCGATGCTTTTGGAAATGTTTTTGTAGGAGGATCAGGCGGCAATCCAACCTTTCCTACTCTTAACCCCGGAGGTGGAGCGTATTTTCAAACAATATCAAATTCATTCATTCTAAAATTCAATAGTACGACCTGTGCATCTACCTGGGCCACAAATTTCGGAGGGCCTGGCTTTAGCGTACTGCATCATCTCGCTGTAGATGCCGGTGGAAATATTTTTGTCACCGGTAAAACAACTGATACCTCCTTCCCTACTTTAGATCCGGGTGGAGGCGCGTATTACGATAATACATATAATGGCGGTACCGGATTTATTGGTGATGCCTACATAGCCAAATTCAGCGGAACGAACAACGCTCTTTTATGGAGCAGTTATTACGGAGGAAGTAGTGATGACCAACCATTCGCAACATACAACGGACCCGCAATATGTGTAGATAATTGCGGAAATGTTTATGTAACAGGTCGCACTAAATCTACGGATTTCCCAACGCTGAATCCGGGCTGCGGTGGGTATTTGGCCGGTTACGGAGGGGGCGGGCAGGATGATGTATTTATTTTGAAATTCAATAATAATGGCGTCCGACTATGGGCAACCTACAACGGAACTTCCGGAACTTTTGGAATTGATTTTGGATCATCGGTTACAACAGATGCGAATAATAATTTATTTGCTGTTGGCGAATGGCAGACAATGACATCGAATGGATTATTGAATTCAGCCGGAGCATACTACCAAAGCGGTTTCGCAGGTATACACGATGCTTTCATAATGAAGTTTATTCCTATCACACCTGCTTATACTCAATCTCAGGTTAATGCAACCTCCTGCAGTCCGTGTAATGGCACCGCAACAATTAGTTTAACCTGCGGCGAGCCCGACTACAGTTATGCATGGAGCAATGGCAGTTCAACATTAAGTACAATAGCTTCTAATACGATTACCGGCCTTTGTCCCGGGACCTACACGGTAACAACAACAAGTAATTGCAATCAGGTAAGAACTGCAACATTTGTGATCACGGGCACACCTTGCGGAGGAATTACAGTTACAGCGACAGGGGCGGATATTTGCCCGAATACCTGCGCTACCATAACAGCTGCTGCAAGCAATGGCACCGGCCCATACACATATACATGGAGCAATAACGAAACAACACAAACTATAAGTCCATGTCCTGTTTCATCAACAACCTATACAGTTACAATAACAGATAACACCGGGGCGACAGCTTCTTCAACCACCGCGATTACAATTAACCCTGCGGTTACAGTAACAATAAGCGCAACAAATTTATCCTGTAACGGAAGTAATGACGGAACAGCAACAGCAATAGCCGGGGGAGGCAGTCCCGCTTTTATGTATAACTGGAGTGGTGTGATTCAGGGTTCAGGGTTCCAGGTTTCAGGTTTATCGGCAGGAACTTATACTGTTACTGTAACAGATAACAAGGGTTGTACAGCGACATCAACAGCGACATTTACTTCACCACCTCCACTATCAGGGCAATTTGCAAAAGGTACTGCTAACTGTGTAGCGTGCGGTTGCAAAGAATGGCTGATGGTAACGGCTTCGGGAGGAACAAGTCCTTACTCCTACTCCTGGCCGGATGGATATGTGACCAGGTATAAAAATCAACTTTGTCCTGGTAACTATATAGTAAAGGTTACAGATAAAAACGGATGCAGTATGAATATTAACCTTACCGCTCCATGA